tcaacaccttcggcatccttcaccttcttaggtTGACGCTAAAGTTCAAAATACGAGCAGAAAGTATCAATGTGGGGCATGGCTCCGTAGGATTCGCACGCCCAGGCGAATTTGCTAAGTGTTAGTATCCCATTGGGACTGAAATGCTGTAGCTCCACGTTGAAACTCTCCATCACTTCGCGAAGGAAATGATATGGAGGCATCCGAAGCCCGCAGGTGAAGAAATCCCTAAAAACCACCGCATAACCTTCACCAGGCGCAGGCACCGTTTGACCCGCAGGAGGAGCCTCCGCCCGACCATCCTTGAAAAACCTAGCCTCAACCATATCAGCGATATCCTCCGTCCTCACAGTCGACTGCCCGAACTCAAAAGTAATCGCCGCCATCTCCTCAAACTCCTTCGCACTGATCAAATCACCAACTGAAGCTTCGACGTCAGATAACGTCTCCTCCAGATCTCGAGCTGCGGCcacctcaagcatccactcctcaaacctccgcaACCAACCTCCGGACCTCACACTAAGCAAATTGcgcaaaggaccagaaaaatctgacctcgaaggacgcggtggaggaagctgagCCACCTTAAAACCTCCGACAAtactttagaactaaacaaaaaCGCACGCGAGCAGCTCAGAGAGAAAGATGTAGCGAAGGAAGGTGTGCAGGCAATGAGCAGCAGGGGTGAGAGCTCAAAGCTCCCCAGCatccccttttatagggggggcctgcgaccgcgcggccgttgcgattccccgcgCCCAACGGCTATAAGCGGAGGAATCGGCCAGACCGTTGCGCTTCGTTAATGCCAACGGCTAAACTCCAACGGCAATAATATCCTCCACAATCTAACGCGCGTAGGATATCAGACTAACATAGCAGCAATGATCGGAGGATCCCGGCAAAATAAAGAAACCAAGAAAATTTATgactaagtaaaagaaacaGTTATCCAACATCTGCTAACAAacacatcctgcgcaccaggggggaagGCAGCAACCGTGCTCATAGTCTCCGCAGCGTAGcatgtttttgagcacatggaccgcaggagtgccattagcccaaaaagggggaactgttggggaaaaagctgcatccttccccctggtagcgtcggaggttatccttcacctgaggaacctccgacgcctgaaacgtcggaggatatccttcgacgggaaatgataatgttgacgactcgtctgcTCGTGCGgtgtgtgtgcagggactgagacaccggcggaggtccacgagcgaggaaaggttggaacctccgaccctcccgggtccgaggatggcgggagaacgcagccaggccaaggaacctccgactggaccaggctaaaggaggaactcccggggtggccgggtcgagcaacctccgaccagccgggctgcggaacctccgacaccaaagcgtcggaggatccgcaactgggcggaggatccaagcctccgacctgctgaggccccagtcaaaggatgaacgaagggtttgcaatgtgaaattacgcaggtgtattagggtcagtagactgcgataaaagaatatactggaatattcccccaccgtcacggggcatttatgtaaatgtcattaggtcggtttccaggccctatataaggggcgtgaCACCGCCATTAATAAAAGAGAGAGCATTCATTGTGTTCACCTACCGTTGAGCCCGCTGCTCGTTGGAGCTcagacctctcacggcaccgagtgagaaggttctctaTTCATCgtactgctggggagtgcggagagcCTCTTCCCAACAAGAAAGAACCACAACTTCATTTATGAAATCATCAATTTCTCTTTGAACTATTAtctttgatttcttgattgccaCAACATGCAGATCTAGAATTCCTTTAAACACAACTCCATGTCCTCCACCACCAACTATACGAGCTCTATCAAAGTTATCTGTAGCCTTCTCTAGATCCCTTAAGGTAATTATCATCCGTTGACCAATGTCTGTGTTGTGTGATATTAACTGTTGCAAGAGTAACCCATGATTTTGCTCAAAGAACATTTGTTTCTTCTTTTTCACCTTTTGAAACTTGATTATACGTATTATGTAGGGTCCACCAAGGACTAGAAGCAAAAGACCTGTTCCACCACCAACTCCTAGCCCAATGCTGAAACCTAAGAAAAAACAATATATAACAGAACGCATTCATTATTTCAAAGCAAAATAATATATCAAGATGTGAATTTGATTAATGAGTGAGGTGAAAAATGTTTAGTTTGTGagataatatgttgcacatAGTGAATTATATAACCTGTGAAGGAATTCTTGATTGTAATGCATCCCCCTTTTATAGAAGAATTTCCATAGGTTCCTTCAGGACATTGGCACTGGAAACTTCCCAGGAAATTTTGGCATGTCCCATAGCACGAGTATGCTTCCTTGTGCTTGCACTCATCAATATCTAGGAAATTTGGAGCAGATGGAGTATGTTTTTAAGGTCATGTTATATATTATATTGTCAATATATAGCTAGCGAGCCTAAGTCTAGAGCAAGTAGTCGTAAGATTACCTGTGCATGAATTTGGGACGGTAACATTGCCTGTATAGCCCGTGTTGCATTGGCAAATATAACTTCCTGGTGTATTCTTGCAGACACCATAGCAAACATATTGGTGCGGGTATTTGCACTCGTCGATATCTATAGCAAAACAAAAGGTACAGTATTTGTTAGGGGCACCAAATAGTATGCAGATTGTGTAGACAGGGCTGAGTAATAATATTGTTAAAAAAGATCGATTCACTAATATATAGTATAATATATAGTCACTACATACTGTACCTTGGCATCCACCTTGAACATAAGGATTACCCTGATAACCAACTGCGCATTGACACGTATATCCATTATGGACCAAGGAAGAAGAGTCTCGGCAATAGCTGTGGGTACTGACACACTCGGGGGCGGTGGTCTTATTATTTGTTGGACATACTAATGAATCACTCCTACTAATTATCCAGTCTAGTGTGGCCAGAAGCACTTCAGGATTATTTTTTTTGTCATTCCAATTCGAGTAACTCTGGTCGACTATGTGTACAGAAATAGGTCCGTGCAAGGATGACAAGGGAGCAATCCGGTCACTCTGGATGGTGTAGAAAGAGTAGCCTAGAGCGATGCTGGCCTGACAGCAACCAATGCCAGTGCAGCTGCTGCCGCTGCCATTTGTTGACGTCCAGTAAACGGGAACACTATCTTCGGACGTCCTGTAAAAGGGGCATATAGCAGAGCAAGAACTGACCAAGTTGTCATACGGTCCTATTATGCTGACCTGGATGCCGCACCCTATCGCCTCGACCATGCTAGCTGATTCGGACAGGAAGTACGGCCCGGTCTCTGGGAGCCCGAGGCCCCATGTCTGGTTAGCGACGCCCCATGCCCCGAAAACGGTCCTAGCATCATACTGAAACTGCACGGCGGTGCTGTTGATGCGCACCGTGCTGTTTTCGACCGAGATGTGCAGCAACTGCACGGTGCCGTCGCCAAGGAACAGCTTGGGTGGCTGGTAGGAGTCGTCGCAGGTGAGGTTGAACCAGGCGGCGTGGTAGCAGCCGGGCTCCACGCCAAACGGGTATGGGATGCTGATGTTGCCGCAGCTCCTCGTGCAGTGGTTACTGCCCAGCAACCCAGTGGCTGTTGTCACAGCTGGTGCTGCCGCGCCGCCAGACGGCAACGTCGCGACGAGTACTGCAGCAAGTGCTAACACAGCTTTTTCACTAGCTACTACCTTCATCCTCATGTGTGCGAGCACAAATGGATGAGAGGTAAATTAGTAAAGGGCCACTAGCTACTCGTGTCCTCACTATAAAACAGTGTTTATATAAATAATTCAGAGAAGGTAGAAGTAGGCCGGACGAATTCTTCGATCTCCTTGTTACTCTTCCAAGTGGCAGTAGCACGGAGAATAAGGTGCTTCCCAGAACTGCTGACAGAGCACaatgtaaatatatatatatatatgcaatggaCAATTGACTAACACCTCGACAACCGTTCAACGGTCGACTTGGTGCAGCTCAATTTTAAGCTCGTGTCCTCACTATAAACTTTAAGCTCCGATGGTGCAGCTCAATTTTCAGCCCTCCCTGAACTGCATGCGTATACTACGTATGTACGTCGCCCATGAACCACAGCAAGGGTAGGCACACTTGCAGCTGGGCATCGCCAATTGCGTCCACCACCAGCAGCTagtgtatataaatatatatactagTCGTCAGCTCTCCACCAAGTCGTGCTGACGTGCATCTAAATCATGCATCTTATTTCTATGCCGGCCGCGTACGTGAGGACGACATCTCACATAATCACATATAGACCGCGCTGTGCACGTCGGCAGCGACTAGTCTGATGACAATTATTCCAGCATTAGGGCATGCGCTCCAAGAAAGCATTCATGAGAGTTGCTCCATCAAGTTTCGGTATTGTATAAGTATGAGATACATATCCTGTTTAATCTTAGCCATATTGTACACTCTTTCATTGTTATTGGTCATATGCTTAATTAATTAGGTACATATATGTTGCAATAGAATATGCTAAGACGTGTCTAGTGCTCTTCTTTGAATAAGAAAACTTGCGCATAGGGCAAACATTCATGTTCAAATAACGAACAATAAGCACAAAAATAATTAAGTTCATCAAGATTATTAATAAGTATCTAATGTCAAGAGATTACTTATATATGAACAATAACAATTAATAAAATTTAGATTTCTCATGAGATTACTGTAATGTCATGAGATGAATAATAAGCACAAGAATAATTAAAGTTCATGTTCACAATAAACCAATATATGTCACATCAATGTACCTAATTAATCAAATATCTACATAATTATTTGGACAAGAACAAAACAAGCCAAACTGTTTGTGCATCATCTTGTATGCTCCACAGGATTACTAATGGGTATATATGATGCCTAGTTGTTTAAGGTAATTAAAGTTCATCGAGGATAGCTTGCTGAAACAAAATTTCCTCTTCCAAGGCATATTGCCTGCTAACGTCCTTAATATCTCGATCAATTGACATGTTACGAGTTGTAGTCGCCCACCAGTTGGATCTGATGTGACATTATTTGGAACCAGCCTCTTCTGAGCTAGCAAGCTTTCAAGGGTTACCTCCACTTCCCTCATTGTAGGCCTATATTCCCCTTTCAATTTTGTACACATTGCTGCTAGTTTGGCTACTTCTTGGATTTCTCCATCCTCCTACTCCATGACTTGGGGGTCTATTAGGTCACCGTCAACCAGATTACCTTCTGTGAACAACGAGTCAAAATGCGAAACAAGACCATCATTGTCGACGGACCTATAAACATATGGTTTCTTCCGAGTAAGCAATTCTATAAGAAGAACACCAAAACtgaaaacatcactcttgtctaTTAGACGTATTATAATACATTGCATCCAAGTAACCTATCGTTCCTTCAACTATTGTAGTCACTCCTATTTGATCAattggaatatgtctagatgctCCAAAGTCTGATACCTTTGCAGTTAAAGCACATCAAAAAGTATGTTAGAGGATTTTATATCTCTATGAAATATTGGTTGCGAACACAAGGTTTAAATGTGCCCTTGTGGTTTGATTTATGATGAGTGATTGTCAACATGATCCACGATCTAGGTTGAGTTGGTGACTAACCCTAGTTGGGTCGTGTAACATGTCTCTTTGCTCATGGTGTGCAGGTGTGGAGCTCAGAGGTGGTGGTCGACGGCGAAGAGAAGGTCAAGTAGAGACGTGCCATACCGATGGACCTAGAGCGATGAAGAGCGGACGTGAGGCTTGGACCGATAAACCAGGAGGCCGAGTGACCAGCCGCAATGGCTGACATCTGGGACATCGATGAGCGCAAGTGTACATGGGAGTGACCGTGTTAACCAAGTCAAGACGACGGACGTGCGAGTCGAGTGAGGCTCAGGAAGACTTGGTGGGCTGACCGATCGAGGACGACAGTGACACGTGTCAAGTGGTGGAGGAGCGTATGAGTACGCTACTCGCGGCGGGTTTCGtgggtttgggcctcaaaactCGGGTGGAGGTTCTGAAGAGGAACGGACGACACGTGGCGGCATCAAGGAGGTTGTATCGAAGCAAAGCTACCTCATGAAGGGCGGTGGCCATCGGATATAGATTATTTCAAGTTGGACTAGAATGCCCCTGTGGCAAATGGGAAATATGTAATAGGCCTATAAATAAGAGATGGCATCCCCCAACCCATCTCACCTCCTCCATTTTCATTTTCTATCATCCTTTCTAGGTTTTCCCCCTCTCCTTAGCCTTctatgtgtgtgagagagagaggtccACAAATCCAAGAATTTGTGTAAGCACTATGATTTGTTACGGGAATGGAGGCCTTAACCTGCTTGTGTCCTCCGGAATTCAATTTGTGAGTTGGTTGTGTGAATCGCATTCGTGTTCTTTGGGTTCTTGTTTTTCCCTTTCTCGTTCTAGCCTTGATTTGCTATTTTGAGACCGATTTAATTTATTCTTTTTGTGTTGGCTTGAGCTATGACGTGAGTTGAGGCTTTCCAACGAAGAAAATCAACTAATTCCTCATGAGCTCATAGATCGAGTTAATTTTGTGGCTAGGTTTCAAGAAACCGCTTTTCCCctttctttttaatttcgtgttgATTGGCTTCAAATTAGACGATGATCTCCTAGAGCTAGAGGTAGCTCACCTATTGACTTGTgaccatgtggttaaaatcttgTGGCAATTGGTTCTGATTTGATAGCTCAACAATCAGATTTTTGGTTGGAGGTGATTTTTGGAGCTCCCGCTGATTCGCGATTCACGGACAGTCAGATAGTGAACCGCGGACAGTCCAGGTGTCGGGGACAGTTCTGCGTGGTTTCGGGTGTTTCTGGGTTTTTGAACTACGGACAGTCCGGGAATTATTCGCGGACAATCCGCCATTCTTTTTTTTGTTGCCAAGACTCAGAACCGTTGCAGCAAGTTCGTGTTTCTGTTTTTTGAACTGCGGATAGTCCACGGTATTGTAGCAGACCGGCCATGGTACTGTAGTAGACTGCACGGTACTATAGCGATGTACTATGTACTGTAGCAGACGGTCCTCTAGTTTTGTGCACTTCGATCCGTTTCTTTGAGAGTTTGTTTCTATTGGTGCTCGAGTACTTTTTGGGTGTACCTAAGAGTTCACGTTTGATATATCTTGCTGCTAGTTAGCACGTGTATCTCACGTCTTTGGTGAGTGTTTATTTTGGGTTATTTGCGAGCTATGGACCAAAAGATTTTAAAAGATTTTTGAGGCTCTCATTCAATCATCCTCTGGTCGCTATTTTTGGTCCTTCACATATGCACGGTGCAAAGTATTTTAAAAGACTTTCATTGTTTTCAGCTAAGACCATAGAATGCATTACTTGCATTACtagttgaggccttgtttagtttccaaaaaaattgtaaaaaattttagattcccgtcacattgaatcttgcggcgtatgtatggagcattaaatatagataaaaataataactaattgcacagtttgcctgtaatttgtgagatgaattttttgagcctagttagtctatgattagataatatttgtcaaatacaaacaaaatgctacagtgtccattttataaaaaaaatttggaactaaggccttgtttagttcgcaaaaattttcaagattccccgtcacatcgaatctttgatcgcatgcatggagcattaaatatagataaaaataaaaaataattgcacagtttacctgtaatttgtgagatgaatcttttgagcctagttactctatgattggataatgtttgtcaaataaaaacgaaagtgctacagtagccaaaaaccaaagtttttgccaactaaacaaggcctaaacaaggcccgaagaGGAATAGTATAGAGCATGCATACTCCTACTATAAACGCAGGTCCAAGTCGTGTGTCAGGCCACTTTAAGCTGGTGGTTTCGGGCCTAAAAACACCTTTAGCACTACGACCGAATCATAATTTTAGCCATTTGATAAAACAGAGAATGGATGAAGCTTCATTGAGTTTAGGTGTATACATAGCTAATGTCTATAAAGGTAAGTTAAGTTAATTTCGCcatccatcaaataaaaaacaagGCGAACGCGGTGACTTGACTTGACTCATTTATGGTGCTAATTAAGATATTTTATCTCTTCCACTCCTAGATCGAGAAGATCAGTAGTGTGCACAACACAATTGGTTGCTATTTGATTAGTGGCTAGCCATCATCCTTGGTTGTATCTGTTCTTCGTCACGAAGCATTAGCTTTGAGCTTTGTTTATGGACGCAATTTGTTGGTTGAGAGGTCAAGTGTGGTGAACAGCTGAACAATTTTTGCCTTCAGCTCAAGCGTGAGCTAGCTGGGCAATCTGTTAATGCCGTTTATGTATATTATTTGTTTTTCAAATTTTCAATTTTGTGATAATAACACTACTATAGGACGACTCTTAGAGACACATGGATCTCGTATTTTGATTCATTTTTTGTTTCGCGATGAAGATTTTGATACATCGATCTCAATCTTTTCATTCAGAAAATTTGACTAGATGTACACAAACGCAAAAGGCAAAACAAATTACAACAGTCTCAACAATTttgataaaaaaacaaaatcgTACATGCTCGTCTTCGTCCTTGGCGTGTCGTGGTACTTTAATTGTTCACCTGTTGACTTCTCAACCAACAAATTGCGGCTATATACAAAACTCAAGGCTCATAAAGCTCAAAGCTAATGCTTCGTGACCAAGAACAAATACAGCAAAGTTGGCTACTAGCTTGCCACTAATCAAACAGCAACCAATTGTGTTGTGCTACTATTGATCTTCTCTGGGAGTGTGAAAGAGATAAAATATCTTAATTAGCACCATAACTAGATCAGTCAAGTCACCGTGatagtcttgtttagttctcaaaaaaattcTTTTCATCTTATTATATCGAATTTTTGGAcgtatacatgaaacattaaatatagataaaaaataactaattataaaatttgcatataatttacgagatgaatcttttaaacataattagtccataattaaatattaattgtaaaataaaataaaaaatactacagtagtcaaatctaaaaaattttacaacctGAACAAGCCCTAAATAATAACTTATAGTTCGTCTTCGTCCTTGGCGTCGTGAATTAAACTTCCACTGGAGAAAAGGGTGCAGGTGTGTCAGGCGCTATTTATAGGGAGGGCGATCGACATGGGTAGTGCATCCAAATcccaaaaaagaaacaaaaataagCGCTTCCATATACGCAGGGCACACATGACGACCAACATAGTAGTAGTGAGGAGAACAGTTGTAGCACTTGCTGCTCTGCTAGTAGCGATGCTGCTGCTGATGCTCCCGCCGTTTGGTGGCGCTGCAGCACCAGCAGCCACTAGGTTTCTGGGCAGTAATAATAGCTGCACCAGGAGATGCGGCAACATCAGCATCCCTTACCCGTTCGGCATCGAGCCCGGCTGCTACCACGCCGCCGGCTTCAACCTCACCTGTGACCGctcccaccaccatcatcagccACCCATGCTGTTTCTCGCTGACGGCTTGCAAGTGCTTGAGATCTCCATTCCCAACGCCACGGTGCGTATCAGCATCCGTCCGAAATCTATCATTGACAGAGCTCATTCTATGGTGAATGAAACATGGAGGGTTGA
This window of the Sorghum bicolor cultivar BTx623 chromosome 7, Sorghum_bicolor_NCBIv3, whole genome shotgun sequence genome carries:
- the LOC8067001 gene encoding wall-associated receptor kinase 2 — encoded protein: MRMKVVASEKAVLALAAVLVATLPSGGAAAPAVTTATGLLGSNHCTRSCGNISIPYPFGVEPGCYHAAWFNLTCDDSYQPPKLFLGDGTVQLLHISVENSTVRINSTAVQFQYDARTVFGAWGVANQTWGLGLPETGPYFLSESASMVEAIGCGIQVSIIGPYDNLVSSCSAICPFYRTSEDSVPVYWTSTNGSGSSCTGIGCCQASIALGYSFYTIQSDRIAPLSSLHGPISVHIVDQSYSNWNDKKNNPEVLLATLDWIISRSDSLVCPTNNKTTAPECVSTHSYCRDSSSLVHNGYTCQCAVGYQGNPYVQGGCQDIDECKYPHQYVCYGVCKNTPGSYICQCNTGYTGNVTVPNSCTDIDECKHKEAYSCYGTCQNFLGSFQCQCPEGTYGNSSIKGGCITIKNSFTGFSIGLGVGGGTGLLLLVLGGPYIIRIIKFQKVKKKKQMFFEQNHGLLLQQLISHNTDIGQRMIITLRDLEKATDNFDRARIVGGGGHGVVFKGILDLHVVAIKKSKIIVQREIDDFINEVVVLSLNHRNVVKLLGCCLESEVPLLVYEFISNGTLYNHLHVEGPRSLSWEDRMRIATEVAKALSYLHSSASMPIFHRDVKSSNILLDDALTAKVSDFGASRYIPIDQTGVVTAVQGTFGYLDPMYYYKGRLTGKSDVFSFGVVLIELLTRKKPNDYQSINGGSLVSHFVSLLAEGKLDDIIDPQVLEEEKDRELQEVAALASLCTKLNGEDRPTMREVEMTLQNFLVKRRQVANNQSHDADITMPHYYMSTQRAKNEASRQYTMEEEILLSASFPR